A stretch of Dietzia lutea DNA encodes these proteins:
- a CDS encoding GuaB3 family IMP dehydrogenase-related protein, with the protein MRNVVEIGLGREARRMYGLGEVDIVPSRRTRSSKEVSTAWQIDAYQMDIPVMTHPTDAVVSPSSAVEISKLGGLAVLNGEGLWARHADPEAVIDELRELALEDLTGHRAVARLQELHRAPIDRELLAAAVQRIRDEGATVAVRVSPQHARELTPGLVAAGIDLLVVQGTIISAEHVSGEDAPLNLKDFIGGLDVPVIAGGVVDYKTALHLMRTGAAGVIVGYGGADGVTTTGPVLGMEVHMATAIADAAAARRDYLDETGGRYVHVLADGDIYTSGDIARAVACGADAVVLGPLLAGALEAPGRGVYWNSVSAHPKVPRGHVAEVEDETALAPLAEVLEGPTSVPDGTRNLMGALRRAMAKCGYSDVKGFQKVDLSVRP; encoded by the coding sequence GTGCGCAACGTCGTGGAGATCGGCCTGGGTCGCGAGGCCCGCCGGATGTACGGGCTCGGCGAGGTGGACATAGTCCCGTCCCGCCGGACCAGGAGTTCCAAGGAGGTGTCGACCGCCTGGCAGATCGACGCCTACCAGATGGACATCCCCGTGATGACGCATCCGACGGACGCGGTGGTCTCCCCGTCCTCGGCCGTCGAGATCTCGAAGCTCGGCGGTCTCGCCGTGCTCAACGGTGAAGGACTGTGGGCCCGTCACGCCGACCCCGAGGCGGTGATCGACGAACTGCGTGAGCTCGCCCTGGAGGACCTGACCGGGCACCGCGCGGTCGCCCGCCTGCAGGAGTTGCACCGCGCGCCGATCGACCGGGAGCTGCTCGCCGCGGCGGTGCAGCGAATCCGCGACGAGGGCGCGACCGTGGCCGTGCGGGTCTCGCCGCAGCACGCGCGCGAACTCACGCCGGGTCTGGTCGCGGCCGGGATCGATCTGCTGGTCGTGCAGGGCACCATCATCTCGGCCGAGCACGTCAGTGGTGAGGACGCCCCGCTCAACCTCAAGGACTTCATCGGCGGTCTCGACGTGCCGGTGATCGCCGGCGGGGTCGTGGACTACAAGACCGCCCTGCATCTCATGCGCACCGGTGCCGCCGGCGTGATCGTGGGCTACGGCGGCGCCGACGGCGTCACCACCACCGGGCCGGTGCTCGGCATGGAGGTCCACATGGCCACCGCGATCGCGGATGCGGCCGCCGCGCGCCGCGACTACCTGGACGAGACCGGTGGTCGCTACGTGCACGTGCTGGCCGACGGTGACATCTACACCTCGGGTGACATCGCCCGCGCGGTCGCGTGCGGTGCGGACGCGGTCGTGCTGGGCCCGCTGCTGGCCGGGGCGCTCGAGGCCCCGGGCCGCGGGGTGTACTGGAACTCGGTCTCCGCGCACCCCAAGGTCCCGCGGGGGCACGTCGCCGAGGTGGAGGACGAGACCGCCCTGGCGCCGCTCGCCGAGGTCCTCGAGGGGCCGACCAGCGTCCCCGACGGCACCCGCAACCTCATGGGTGCCCTGCGGCGGGCCATGGCCAAGTGCGGGTACTCCGACGTCAAGGGTTTCCAGAAGGTGGACCTGTCGGTCCGTCCCTGA
- the guaB gene encoding IMP dehydrogenase: MSESQGPVRTGGDDPTKVAMVGLTFDDVLLLPAASEVVPSEVDTSTRLTREITLRVPLISSAMDTVTEARMAIAMARQGGIGVLHRNLSVGNQAAQVETVKRSEAGMVTDPVTCAPSDTLAEVDQMCARYRISGLPVTDERGELVGIITNRDMRFEMDKSRRVDEVMTRAPLVVAREGVTAEAALGLLRRHKIEKLPIVDGDGRLTGLITVKDFVKTEQHPDATKDADGRLRVAAAIGTGEDAWQRAGALTDAGVDALVVDTAHAHNRNALDMVARVKRELGDRVQVIGGNLATRGAAQAMIDAGADAIKVGIGPGSICTTRVVAGVGAPQITAILEASAAAKAAGVPVIADGGMQYSGDVAKAIAAGASSCMFGSLLAGCTESPGELIFVDGKQYKVYRGMGSLGAMRGRGKPGQEKSFSKDRYFQDDVLSEEKLVPEGIEGRVPYRGDVAQVLHQLAGGLRAGMGYTGSATIPEMNDAQFVQITAAGLRESHPHAIQMTVEAPNYNVKD; the protein is encoded by the coding sequence ATGAGCGAGTCGCAAGGCCCCGTGCGCACCGGCGGCGACGACCCGACCAAGGTCGCGATGGTGGGCCTGACGTTCGACGACGTTCTCCTCCTCCCGGCCGCGTCCGAGGTGGTCCCGAGCGAGGTCGACACCAGCACGCGACTGACCCGGGAGATCACCCTCCGGGTGCCTCTGATCTCCTCGGCGATGGACACCGTCACCGAGGCGCGCATGGCCATCGCCATGGCCCGCCAGGGCGGCATCGGTGTCCTGCACCGCAACCTGTCGGTGGGGAACCAGGCCGCCCAGGTCGAGACGGTCAAGCGATCCGAGGCCGGGATGGTCACCGACCCGGTCACGTGCGCGCCGAGCGACACGCTGGCCGAGGTCGACCAGATGTGCGCCCGCTACCGGATCTCCGGCCTGCCGGTGACCGACGAGCGCGGCGAGCTGGTGGGCATCATCACCAACCGCGACATGCGATTCGAGATGGACAAGTCGCGGCGGGTCGACGAGGTCATGACCCGCGCGCCCCTCGTGGTCGCGCGCGAGGGCGTGACCGCCGAGGCCGCACTGGGGTTGCTGCGCCGGCACAAGATCGAGAAGCTGCCGATCGTGGACGGGGACGGACGTCTGACAGGCCTCATCACGGTCAAGGACTTCGTCAAGACCGAGCAGCACCCGGACGCCACCAAGGACGCCGACGGACGGCTCCGGGTGGCCGCCGCGATCGGCACCGGCGAGGACGCGTGGCAGCGTGCCGGCGCCCTCACCGACGCCGGTGTCGACGCGCTGGTCGTCGACACCGCGCACGCCCACAACCGGAACGCCCTCGACATGGTGGCCCGCGTCAAGCGTGAGCTCGGCGACCGCGTCCAGGTCATCGGCGGCAACCTCGCCACCCGCGGTGCCGCCCAGGCGATGATCGACGCGGGCGCGGACGCCATCAAGGTGGGCATCGGCCCGGGATCCATCTGCACCACGCGCGTCGTCGCGGGCGTGGGCGCGCCCCAGATCACGGCGATCCTCGAGGCCTCGGCGGCCGCGAAGGCGGCCGGTGTCCCCGTGATCGCCGACGGCGGGATGCAGTACTCCGGGGACGTGGCCAAGGCGATCGCCGCGGGCGCGTCGTCCTGCATGTTCGGCTCTCTGCTGGCGGGCTGCACCGAGTCGCCGGGCGAGCTGATCTTCGTGGACGGCAAGCAGTACAAGGTGTACCGCGGCATGGGCTCGCTGGGAGCGATGCGCGGGCGCGGTAAGCCCGGCCAGGAGAAGTCGTTCTCCAAGGACCGCTACTTCCAGGACGACGTGCTCTCCGAGGAGAAGCTGGTCCCCGAGGGCATCGAGGGGCGGGTCCCGTACCGGGGTGATGTCGCCCAGGTCCTCCACCAGCTGGCCGGCGGTCTCCGCGCGGGTATGGGCTACACGGGGTCGGCGACCATCCCGGAGATGAACGACGCGCAGTTCGTCCAGATCACGGCGGCGGGGCTGCGTGAGAGCCACCCGCACGCGATCCAGATGACCGTCGAGGCCCCCAACTACAACGTCAAGGACTGA